A region of Corvus cornix cornix isolate S_Up_H32 chromosome 3, ASM73873v5, whole genome shotgun sequence DNA encodes the following proteins:
- the LOC104685649 gene encoding pre-mRNA-splicing factor CWC22 homolog: MTTECLGRRYFTAGAGTCGRAKPRASAGAVPGALRSVCPRCREGGQEAAPGGPSPSGSRAAPAQGRRSRGGRGPSADMDNREDEKSRTVCAASEEGLKARGKEKRKRKRSRSRSSSVSSTSSSSSTSTSSSSSQSSSRSSSSSSSRDSPKSKSKKKKKEKHNKKKRKKENKMKKKKEKKKRKEKTGPVQLSKFFKNKKKNENYSMITGKKIKMKIKKTKEDIERDRNRAQLLEFLNSAL; encoded by the exons ATGACTACTGAGTGCTTGGGACGCCGGTATTTTACAGCGGGGGCGGGGACATGCGGCAGGGCGAAGCCCCGAGCGTCGGCGGGCGCTGTGCCCGGCGCGCTGCGCTCCGTGTGCCCGCGGTGCCgtgagggagggcaggaagcGGCGCCGGGCGGCCCCAGCCCTTCCGGGTCGCGGGCGGCGCCGGCCCAGGGGCGGCGGagccggggcggccgcggccccaGCGCGG ATATGGATAACAGGGAGGATGAAAAAAGTAGGACGGTGTGTGCAGCCTCAGAAGAAGGGCTGAAGGCCCGAG gaaaagaaaaaaggaaacgAAAGCGCAGCAGAAGCAGATCCTCATCTGTTTCATCTACATCATCTTCTAGCAGTACATCCACCTCTTCCTCCTCGTCACAGTCATCCTCAAGGTCATCTTCTTCCAGTAGTAGTAGAG ATTCTCCTAAGTCTAAatcaaagaagaagaaaaaagaaaaacacaacaaaaag aagaggaaaaaggagaacaaaatgaagaaaaagaaagaaaagaagaaaaggaaagagaaaacaggacCTGTCCAGCTTTCCAAG ttcttcaaaaacaaaaagaagaatgaaaactaCAGCATGataactggaaagaaaatcaagatgaaaataaagaagactAAGGAAGATATAGAG agagaccgGAACCGTGCACAGCTCCTGGAATTTCTGAACTCTGCCTTGTGA
- the RD3 gene encoding protein RD3 encodes MSLASWFRWNEPPNRISQRNPTEMVVETLMMELSWQIKHAEKQQRERENEYRKMKTGVDYGWLVSYPKQSYDISPGERLQLEDMCTKIHPSYCGPVILRFRQVVAEYEPEAQEVSQLFRSVLQEAAEKIKEEEEAKKLARQWNTKNRTSLSLTTFKSRSRISPFISDIKTISEDVERGTQPNRRVWSMPEFRNTKDF; translated from the exons ATGTCATTGGCATCCTGGTTCAGGTGGAATGAGCCCCCAAACCGCATTTCCCAGAGGAACCCCACAGAAATGGTGGTTGAAACGCTCATgatggagctgagctggcagaTCAAGcatgcagagaagcagcagcgAGAGCGGGAGAACGAATACCGCAAGATGAAGACCGGGGTGGACTACGGCTGGCTGGTCAGCTACCCAAAGCAGAGCTATGACATCAGCCCTGGAGAAcggctgcagctggaggataTGTGCACCAAAATACATCCTTCCTACTGTGGGCCTGTCATACTCAG GTTCCGGCAAGTCGTTGCTGAGTACGAACCAGAAGCGCAGGAAGTATCCCAGCTCTTCCGCTCCGtcctgcaggaagctgctgagaagatcaaagaggaggaagaggccaAGAAGCTTGCAAGGCAATGGAACACAAAGAACAGAACCAGCCTCTCCTTAACAACATTTAAATCTCGGTCCAGGATTTCCCCATTCATCAGTGACATCAAGACCATCTCTGAGGATGTGGAACGGGGCACCCAGCCCAACAGGAGGGTTTGGAGCATGCCAGAATTTCGGAACACCAAGGATTTCTGA